The following are from one region of the Salmo salar unplaced genomic scaffold, Ssal_v3.1, whole genome shotgun sequence genome:
- the LOC106591742 gene encoding haptoglobin yields MWSSLVVLLAASCVCLEQDKIKIKIKIKTKSIDEMSDNSDLRFRRMVGGTLAPHVPWQAMVYLSKNVMNGGFAGGALISDRWVLTAGRNLFVRKSRQDTQGKEPIIPKVYLGITRYSQANDSKEVAVEKVVLHPGFQSVSDWDNDLALIQLKEPFTLSEAVMPIPLPERGEDLAEAAQEKGIITGWGWGVHFTPAESLKHLVLPVASHSFCKAEYNRGGSTPTIDDNMFCTGASKYQENVCFGDAGGALAVQDPKDGRVYAAGILSFDKACAVRKYAVYMKLSAYMPWINSVLRGDSEKSASLRSSVMSEMFSRQL; encoded by the exons GTCTGGAACAGgacaaaatcaaaatcaaaatcaaaatcaaaaccaAATCAATTGATGAGATGTCAGACAATTCAG ACCTGCGCTTCAGGCGTATGGTTGGGGGCACCCTGGCCCCTCATGTCCCCTGGCAGGCCATGGTCTATCTGAGTAAAAACGTCATGAACGGGGGCTTCGCTGGGGGAGCTCTAATCTCTGACCGCTGGGTCCTGACCGCTGGCAGGAACTTGTTTGTCAGGAAGAGTAGGCAGGACACCCAGGGGAAAGAACCAATCATCCCCAAGGTGTACCTAGGCATCACGCGATACTCCCAAGCCAATGACTCCAAAGAAGTTGCTGTAGAAAAG GTGGTTCTGCACCCAGGCTTCCAGAGCGTGTCAGACTGGGACAACGACCTGGCTCTGATTCAGCTGAAGGAGCCATTCACCTTGAGCGAGGCTGTGATGCCCATCCCTCTGCCTGAGAGGGGTGAGGACCTGGCTGAGGCAGCCCAGGAGAAAGGCATCATCACAGGCTGGGGTTGGGGGGTCCACTTCACCCCCGCTGAGTCACTGAAACACCTGGTATTGCCTGTGGCATCGCATAGCTTCTGTAAGGCAGAGTACAACCGTGGTGGCAGCACTCCAACCATAGACGACAACATGTTCTGTACTGGAGCCAGCAAGTACCAGGAGAATGTGTGCTTTGGGGATGCAGGCGGTGCCCTGGCAGTCCAGGACCCCAAAGACGGCAGAGTGTATGCTGCAGGGATCCTGTCCTTCGATAAGGCCTGTGCCGTGAGGAAATACGCTGTCTACATGAAGCTCTCTGCCTACATGCCTTGGATCAACAGTGTCCTCAGGGGTGACAGTGAGAAATCAGCCAGTCTCCGCTCCAGTGTAATGTCTGAGATGTTTTCGAGGCAGTTGTAG